A genome region from Candidatus Neomarinimicrobiota bacterium includes the following:
- a CDS encoding nucleotidyltransferase domain-containing protein → MTRSDVIDILKDFKKLSADKYGIILLGVFGSVARNQINDHSDVDIVLQTQTADPYLIVHIKEELESRLIHSVDIVRLRKTMNPSLRQRIEQEAIYV, encoded by the coding sequence ATGACACGGTCAGATGTGATTGATATATTAAAAGATTTCAAGAAATTATCTGCTGATAAATATGGCATCATATTGCTAGGTGTTTTTGGCTCCGTTGCTAGAAATCAAATCAACGACCATAGTGATGTGGATATTGTTTTACAAACTCAGACAGCCGACCCCTACTTGATTGTACATATTAAGGAGGAACTGGAAAGTCGCTTGATCCACTCAGTTGATATCGTTCGATTGCGGAAGACCATGAACCCAAGTTTGAGGCAAAGGATTGAGCAAGAAGCTATTTATGTATGA